One window from the genome of Helicobacter pylori encodes:
- a CDS encoding energy transducer TonB, whose translation MSKNAIFVVSGFLAFLLYALLLYGLLLERHNEEAEKILLDLGKKNEQIIDLNLEDLPSDEKKDEKVEEKKDEKKDEKVEEKKDEKVVEKNATDKEGDFIDPKEQEESLENIFSSLNDFQEKTDTNAQKDEQKNEQEEEQRRLKEQQRLRKNQKNQEMLKGLQQNLDQFAQKLESVKNKTLDLQIPKQDGVDEKAYQEWYAQIYQILYKGWKGVFYHKASVSALIMITKDGEFDYTILSYSDFKDYNKSVMTLLNDLKKVDFPPYPGGNMISIQVNFTTKEEQ comes from the coding sequence ATGAGTAAGAACGCGATCTTTGTTGTTTCTGGCTTTTTAGCGTTCTTGCTCTATGCTTTGTTATTGTATGGTTTGTTATTAGAAAGGCACAATGAAGAAGCGGAGAAAATTCTTTTGGATTTGGGCAAAAAAAACGAACAAATCATTGATTTGAATTTAGAAGATTTGCCAAGCGATGAAAAAAAAGATGAAAAAGTAGAAGAAAAAAAAGATGAAAAAAAAGATGAAAAAGTAGAAGAAAAAAAAGATGAAAAAGTAGTTGAAAAAAATGCAACTGATAAGGAGGGCGATTTTATTGATCCTAAAGAACAAGAAGAAAGCCTTGAAAATATTTTTTCTTCACTCAATGATTTTCAAGAAAAAACAGACACAAACGCTCAAAAAGATGAGCAAAAAAATGAACAAGAAGAAGAGCAAAGGCGTTTAAAAGAGCAGCAACGCTTGAGAAAAAACCAAAAAAATCAAGAGATGTTGAAAGGTTTGCAACAGAATTTGGATCAATTCGCGCAAAAACTAGAAAGCGTTAAAAATAAGACTTTAGATTTGCAAATCCCTAAACAAGATGGGGTTGATGAAAAAGCCTATCAAGAGTGGTATGCTCAAATCTATCAGATTTTATATAAAGGTTGGAAAGGGGTTTTTTATCACAAGGCTTCAGTGAGCGCTCTGATTATGATCACTAAAGATGGGGAGTTTGATTATACCATTCTTAGCTACTCTGATTTTAAGGATTATAACAAGAGTGTGATGACCCTTTTAAATGATTTAAAGAAAGTGGATTTTCCCCCATATCCTGGAGGAAACATGATTTCTATTCAAGTTAATTTCACCACTAAGGAAGAACAATGA
- a CDS encoding flagellar biosynthesis anti-sigma factor FlgM, translating to MINAVYSLAPVQSLGNYKRVEKNEKVENNEVALDRVAEIKKAIENNQYKINLHETSHKMAQDLLGIS from the coding sequence ATGATTAATGCCGTTTATTCTCTTGCTCCGGTGCAGTCTTTGGGGAATTATAAGCGTGTGGAAAAGAATGAAAAAGTTGAAAACAATGAGGTTGCTCTTGATAGGGTAGCTGAGATCAAGAAAGCGATTGAAAATAACCAGTATAAAATCAACTTGCATGAGACTTCTCACAAAATGGCACAGGATTTATTGGGGATAAGCTAG
- the tolB gene encoding Tol-Pal system protein TolB, which yields MRYLWLFLIYTIGLFATDKTLDIIKTIQKLPKIEVRYSIDNDANYALKLHEVLANDLKTSQHFDVSQNKEQGAINYAELKDKKVHLVALVSVAVENGNKISRLKLYDVDTETLKKTFDYPILSSDLYPFAAHNMAIVVNDYLKAPSIAWMKRLIVFSKYIGPGITNIALADYTMRYQKEIIKNNRLNIFPKWANAEQTEFYYTQYGERTPMILKYNIQKATHENIASSQGMAVVSSVSSDGSKILMSLAPDGQPDVYLYDTHKKTKTKITRYPGIDVSGVFLEDDKSMAFVSDRSGYPNIYMKKLGLKESAEQLLYEGRSNESIDAYKDSIVYVSRENLNEFGKTVFNLNLITLNSKYIRRLTVNGSNQMPRFSTDGRNIMYIKKTPQEYAMGLILLDYNQSFLFPLKNVKIQAFDW from the coding sequence ATGAGGTATTTATGGCTTTTTTTAATATATACTATAGGGCTTTTTGCAACGGATAAAACACTAGATATTATTAAAACCATTCAAAAACTTCCTAAGATTGAAGTGCGCTACTCTATAGATAACGATGCCAATTACGCTTTAAAATTGCATGAAGTCTTAGCGAATGATTTAAAGACTAGCCAGCATTTTGATGTTTCTCAAAACAAGGAGCAAGGCGCTATCAATTACGCAGAGCTCAAGGATAAAAAAGTCCATCTTGTAGCGCTTGTGAGTGTGGCGGTAGAAAACGGCAATAAAATTTCACGATTAAAACTTTATGATGTGGATACAGAAACGCTCAAAAAGACTTTTGACTACCCTATTTTAAGTTCAGATTTATACCCTTTTGCAGCGCACAACATGGCCATTGTGGTGAATGATTATTTAAAAGCCCCTTCTATCGCTTGGATGAAGCGCCTCATTGTTTTTTCTAAATACATTGGACCAGGAATCACAAACATCGCCTTAGCCGATTATACGATGCGTTATCAAAAAGAAATCATCAAAAACAACAGGCTCAATATTTTCCCTAAATGGGCGAACGCTGAGCAAACGGAGTTTTATTACACGCAGTATGGCGAAAGAACGCCCATGATTTTAAAATACAACATTCAAAAAGCCACTCATGAGAATATCGCTAGCTCTCAAGGAATGGCTGTGGTTTCTAGCGTGAGTTCTGATGGCTCTAAAATTTTAATGTCTTTAGCCCCTGATGGCCAACCGGATGTGTATTTGTATGACACGCATAAAAAAACGAAAACCAAAATAACGCGCTATCCTGGGATAGATGTTTCAGGCGTGTTTTTAGAAGATGACAAGTCTATGGCTTTTGTTTCAGATAGATCCGGTTATCCTAACATCTACATGAAGAAATTGGGCTTAAAAGAGAGCGCGGAGCAACTCCTTTATGAAGGAAGAAGCAATGAATCCATTGACGCTTATAAAGATAGTATTGTGTATGTGAGCCGGGAAAATCTTAATGAATTTGGCAAAACGGTGTTTAATTTGAATCTGATCACTCTAAACAGCAAATATATCCGCAGACTTACCGTGAATGGCTCTAACCAGATGCCTCGTTTTTCTACGGATGGGAGAAATATCATGTATATCAAAAAGACACCCCAAGAATACGCCATGGGGCTTATTTTGCTAGACTATAATCAGAGTTTTTTATTCCCTTTAAAGAATGTGAAAATACAAGCCTTTGATTGGTAA
- the flgK gene encoding flagellar hook-associated protein FlgK, which yields MGGILSSLNTSYTGLQAHQSMVDVTGNNISNASDEFYSRQRVIAKPQAAYMYGTKNVNMGVDVEAIERVHDEFVFARYTKANYENTYYDTEFSHLKEASAYFPDIDEASLFTDLQDYFNSWKELSKNAKDSAQKQALAQKTEALTHNIKDTRERLTTLQHKASEELKSVIKEVNSLGSQIAEINKRIKEVENNKSLKHANELRDKRDELEFHLRELLGGNVFKSSIKTHSLTDKDSADFDESYNLNIGHGFNIIDGSIFHPLVVKESENKGGLNQVYFQSDDFKVTNITDKLNQGKVGALLNVYNDGSNGTLKGKLQDYIDLLDSFARGLIESTNAIYAQSASHHIEGEPVEFNSDEAFKDTNYNIKNGSFDLIAYNTDGKEIARKTIAITPITTMNDIIQAINANTDDNQDNNTENDFDDYFIASFNNETKKFVIQPKNASQGLFVSMKDNGTNFMGALKLNPFFQGDDASNISLNKEYKKEPTTIRPWLAPINGNFDVANMMQQLQYDSVDFYNDKFDIKPMKISEFYQFLTGKINTDAEKSGRILDTKKSMLETIKKEQLSISQVSVDEEMLNLIKFQSGYAANAKVISTIDRMIDTLLGIKQ from the coding sequence ATGGGCGGAATTTTATCTTCACTCAACACTTCTTACACGGGCCTACAAGCCCATCAGAGCATGGTGGATGTTACCGGGAATAACATTTCTAACGCTAGCGATGAATTTTATAGCCGTCAGCGCGTGATTGCAAAGCCCCAAGCGGCCTATATGTATGGCACTAAAAACGTGAATATGGGCGTGGATGTAGAAGCCATTGAAAGGGTGCATGATGAGTTTGTTTTTGCTCGTTACACGAAGGCTAATTACGAAAACACTTATTACGATACAGAGTTTTCGCATTTAAAAGAAGCGAGCGCGTATTTTCCGGACATTGATGAAGCGAGCCTTTTTACGGATTTGCAAGATTATTTTAACTCATGGAAAGAATTGTCTAAAAACGCCAAAGACTCCGCTCAAAAACAGGCTCTCGCTCAAAAAACAGAAGCTTTAACGCACAACATTAAAGACACCAGAGAAAGATTAACGACCTTACAGCACAAAGCGAGCGAAGAATTAAAAAGCGTGATCAAAGAAGTCAATAGCTTGGGTTCTCAAATCGCTGAGATCAACAAACGCATTAAAGAAGTGGAAAACAACAAGAGTTTAAAGCATGCCAATGAATTAAGGGATAAGCGAGATGAATTAGAATTCCATTTGCGAGAGCTTTTAGGGGGGAATGTTTTTAAAAGCAGCATTAAGACTCATTCGCTCACAGATAAAGACTCAGCGGATTTTGATGAGAGCTATAACCTTAACATTGGGCATGGATTCAATATCATTGATGGCTCTATTTTCCATCCTTTAGTGGTTAAAGAATCCGAAAATAAAGGGGGTTTGAACCAGGTTTATTTTCAAAGCGATGATTTTAAGGTGACTAATATCACTGACAAGCTCAATCAAGGAAAAGTGGGGGCGTTATTGAACGTGTATAATGACGGCTCTAATGGGACTTTGAAGGGCAAATTACAAGATTACATTGATTTGTTGGATTCTTTTGCTAGGGGCTTGATAGAATCCACTAATGCGATTTACGCTCAAAGCGCGAGTCATCATATTGAGGGCGAGCCGGTGGAGTTTAATAGCGATGAAGCCTTTAAAGACACTAACTACAATATCAAAAACGGCTCGTTTGATCTAATCGCTTACAACACCGATGGTAAAGAAATCGCCAGAAAAACCATTGCTATCACGCCCATTACAACCATGAACGATATTATCCAAGCCATTAACGCTAACACTGATGACAATCAAGACAATAACACCGAAAACGATTTTGATGATTATTTCATAGCGAGCTTTAACAATGAGACTAAAAAGTTTGTTATCCAGCCTAAAAACGCTTCGCAAGGGTTGTTTGTTTCTATGAAAGATAACGGCACGAATTTTATGGGAGCGTTAAAGCTCAACCCTTTTTTTCAAGGCGATGACGCTTCTAATATCAGCTTGAATAAAGAATACAAAAAAGAGCCTACCACTATCCGCCCATGGCTTGCCCCCATTAACGGGAATTTTGATGTGGCGAACATGATGCAGCAATTGCAATACGATAGCGTGGATTTTTATAACGACAAGTTTGACATTAAACCAATGAAAATCAGCGAGTTTTATCAATTTTTAACCGGTAAAATCAATACGGACGCTGAAAAATCAGGGCGTATTTTGGACACTAAAAAAAGCATGTTAGAAACCATTAAAAAAGAGCAACTCTCCATTTCGCAAGTGAGCGTGGATGAAGAAATGCTGAATTTAATCAAGTTTCAAAGCGGCTATGCGGCTAACGCTAAAGTCATTAGCACTATTGATCGGATGATAGACACTTTATTGGGGATTAAACAATAA
- a CDS encoding FKBP-type peptidyl-prolyl cis-trans isomerase gives MQNHDLESIKQAALIEYEVREQGSSEVLDSNISKEPLEFIIGANQIIVGLEKAVLKAQIGEWEEVVIAPEEAYGVYESSYLQEVPRDQFEGIELEKGMSVFGQTEDNQTIQATIKDFSNTHVMVDYNHPLAGKTLAFRFKVLGFREVSEEEILASHHGGGTGCCGGHGGHGGKKGGGCGCSCSHG, from the coding sequence ATGCAAAACCATGATTTAGAGTCAATCAAGCAAGCCGCTTTGATTGAATATGAAGTGAGGGAGCAAGGCTCTAGCGAAGTGCTAGACAGCAATATTTCTAAAGAGCCTTTAGAGTTTATTATAGGCGCTAATCAAATCATAGTAGGGTTAGAAAAGGCGGTATTAAAGGCTCAAATTGGCGAGTGGGAAGAGGTTGTCATCGCCCCAGAAGAAGCTTATGGGGTTTATGAAAGCAGCTATTTGCAAGAAGTCCCTAGAGATCAATTTGAAGGCATTGAATTAGAAAAAGGCATGAGCGTTTTTGGGCAAACTGAAGACAACCAAACCATTCAAGCCACTATCAAAGACTTTAGCAACACGCATGTGATGGTGGATTATAACCACCCGTTAGCCGGGAAAACTTTAGCGTTTCGTTTCAAGGTTTTAGGTTTTAGGGAAGTGAGCGAAGAAGAAATTTTAGCTTCACACCATGGCGGTGGGACAGGTTGCTGTGGCGGTCATGGGGGTCATGGCGGAAAGAAAGGTGGGGGTTGTGGTTGTTCATGTTCGCATGGGTAG
- a CDS encoding type II restriction endonuclease: MNSHTSSFGSLIAKNGFLNEKKVAQKFNDYSNDRDAQIWLMIMGYDLNKIEYVKANVLSGYKADINVIIQIKLKQALDSENIQVKLVSNQKGFNQIDKRKLKSYQEMWNIPPNIYQLFAYFTGELKPTRQDIKYPNKRMLINEFSHKEQQELLAWLNDNKMLIVSDILKGRGEFSAEWVLVIQAINFDIKWALKNINVVMQHYFDDGSVEISKKGSLKIGRITIQRKGGDNGKESANMLQFKIDPTELLD; the protein is encoded by the coding sequence ATGAATAGTCATACAAGTTCTTTTGGCTCACTCATTGCTAAAAATGGTTTTTTAAACGAAAAGAAAGTCGCACAAAAATTCAATGATTACTCTAATGATAGAGATGCACAAATTTGGTTAATGATTATGGGCTATGATTTAAATAAGATTGAATATGTTAAAGCGAATGTGCTTAGTGGGTATAAAGCCGATATAAATGTCATCATTCAAATTAAATTAAAACAAGCCTTAGATAGCGAGAATATACAAGTTAAATTAGTGAGTAATCAAAAAGGTTTTAATCAAATTGATAAAAGAAAGCTCAAATCTTATCAAGAAATGTGGAATATTCCCCCTAATATTTATCAATTATTCGCTTATTTTACAGGAGAGTTAAAGCCAACAAGACAAGATATAAAATATCCTAATAAAAGAATGCTTATTAATGAATTTTCTCATAAAGAACAACAAGAATTATTAGCATGGTTAAATGACAATAAAATGCTGATTGTTTCTGATATTTTAAAAGGTAGGGGTGAGTTTAGTGCTGAATGGGTGTTAGTCATACAAGCAATTAATTTTGATATAAAATGGGCTTTAAAAAATATTAATGTTGTCATGCAACATTATTTTGATGATGGAAGTGTAGAAATAAGCAAAAAAGGCTCACTCAAAATAGGAAGAATTACTATTCAAAGAAAGGGAGGTGATAATGGCAAAGAAAGTGCAAACATGTTGCAGTTTAAAATTGACCCTACAGAACTTTTGGACTAA
- the ggt gene encoding gamma-glutamyltransferase: protein MKRSFLKTIGLGVIALSLGLLSPLSAASYPPIKNTKVGLALSSHPLASEIGQKVLEDGGNAIDAAVAIGFALAVVHPAAGNIGGGGFAVIHLANGENVALDFREKAPLKATKGMFLDKQGNVVPKLSEDGYLAAGVPGTVAGMEAMLKKYGTKKLSQLIDPAIKLAENGYVISQRQAETLKEARERFLKYSSSKKYFFKKGHLDYQEGDLFVQKDLAKTLNQIKTLGAKGFYQGQVADLIEKDMKKNGGIITKEDLASYNVKWRKPVVGSYRGYKIISMSPPSSGGTHLIQILNVMENADLSTLGYGASKNIHIAAEAMRQAYADRSVYMGDADFVSVPVDKLINKAYAKKIFDAIQPDTVTPSSQIKPGMGQLHEGSNTTHYSVADRWGNAVSVTYTINASYGSAASIDGAGFLLNNEMDDFSIKPGNPNLYGLVGGDANAIEANKRPLSSMSPTIVLKNNKVFLVVGSPGGSRIITTVLQVISNVIDYNMNISEAVSAPRFHMQWLPDELRIEKFGMPADVKDNLTKMGYQIVTKPVMGDVNAIQVLPKTKGSVFYGSTDPRKEF from the coding sequence ATGAAACGGAGTTTTTTGAAAACGATTGGCTTGGGTGTGATAGCGCTCTCTTTGGGTTTGTTAAGCCCTTTGAGTGCAGCGAGTTATCCCCCCATTAAAAACACTAAAGTAGGCTTAGCCCTTTCTAGCCACCCGCTAGCTAGTGAGATTGGGCAAAAGGTTTTAGAAGATGGGGGTAATGCGATTGATGCGGCTGTAGCGATAGGTTTTGCTCTAGCGGTCGTCCATCCTGCAGCAGGCAATATTGGTGGTGGGGGCTTTGCGGTTATCCATTTGGCTAATGGTGAAAATGTTGCCTTAGATTTTAGAGAAAAAGCCCCCTTAAAAGCCACTAAGGGCATGTTTTTAGACAAGCAAGGCAATGTAGTCCCTAAGCTCAGCGAAGATGGCTATTTGGCGGCTGGGGTTCCTGGAACGGTGGCGGGCATGGAAGCGATGTTGAAAAAATACGGCACAAAAAAACTATCGCAACTCATTGATCCTGCCATTAAATTGGCTGAAAATGGTTATGTGATTTCACAAAGACAAGCAGAAACCCTAAAAGAAGCAAGGGAGCGGTTTTTAAAATACAGTTCTAGCAAAAAGTATTTTTTTAAAAAAGGCCATCTTGATTATCAAGAAGGGGATTTGTTTGTCCAAAAAGATTTAGCCAAGACTTTGAATCAAATCAAAACGCTAGGCGCTAAAGGCTTTTACCAAGGGCAAGTCGCTGATTTGATTGAGAAAGACATGAAAAAAAATGGAGGGATTATCACTAAAGAAGATTTAGCCAGTTACAATGTGAAATGGCGCAAACCCGTGGTGGGGAGTTATCGTGGGTATAAGATCATTTCTATGTCGCCGCCAAGTTCAGGAGGCACGCATTTGATCCAGATTTTAAATGTCATGGAAAATGCGGATTTAAGCACCCTTGGGTATGGGGCTTCTAAGAATATCCATATCGCTGCAGAAGCGATGCGTCAAGCTTATGCGGACAGATCGGTTTATATGGGAGACGCTGATTTTGTTTCAGTGCCGGTGGATAAATTGATTAATAAGGCGTATGCCAAAAAGATTTTTGACGCTATCCAGCCAGATACGGTTACGCCAAGCTCTCAAATCAAACCAGGAATGGGGCAGTTGCATGAGGGGAGCAATACCACGCATTATTCTGTAGCGGACAGGTGGGGGAATGCAGTCAGCGTTACTTACACCATTAACGCTTCTTATGGAAGCGCTGCTAGTATTGATGGGGCAGGATTTTTATTGAACAATGAAATGGATGATTTTTCCATAAAGCCTGGGAATCCTAATCTCTATGGTTTAGTAGGGGGCGATGCGAATGCGATTGAAGCCAATAAGCGCCCTTTAAGCTCCATGTCGCCTACGATTGTGTTGAAAAACAATAAGGTTTTTTTGGTGGTGGGAAGCCCTGGAGGGTCTAGGATTATCACTACGGTGTTGCAAGTGATTTCCAATGTCATTGATTACAACATGAATATTTCTGAAGCGGTCTCAGCCCCTAGATTTCACATGCAATGGTTGCCTGATGAATTAAGGATTGAAAAGTTTGGCATGCCCGCTGATGTGAAAGATAACCTCACTAAAATGGGCTATCAAATCGTTACTAAGCCGGTCATGGGTGATGTGAATGCGATCCAAGTTTTGCCTAAAACTAAGGGGAGCGTTTTCTATGGATCAACGGATCCAAGGAAAGAATTTTAA
- a CDS encoding ExbD/TolR family protein: protein MNYDNYWDEDKPELNITPLVDVMLVLLAILMVTTPTLTYKEEIALPSGSKTARATQDKMIEIRMDKDAKIYIDSQTYEYNSFPDTFNLLSKKYDKDTRVSIRADKRLTYDKVIYLLKTIKEAGFLKVSLITSP, encoded by the coding sequence ATGAATTATGATAACTATTGGGATGAAGACAAGCCAGAACTCAATATCACGCCTTTAGTGGATGTGATGCTTGTTTTGTTGGCTATTCTTATGGTAACGACGCCCACTCTCACTTATAAAGAAGAGATTGCTTTGCCTTCTGGCTCAAAAACTGCTAGAGCCACTCAAGATAAAATGATAGAGATTCGCATGGATAAAGACGCAAAAATCTATATAGATAGTCAAACCTATGAATACAACTCCTTCCCGGATACTTTTAATTTGCTTTCCAAGAAATACGATAAAGATACTAGGGTTAGTATCCGTGCGGACAAACGATTGACTTATGACAAAGTGATTTATTTGTTAAAAACGATTAAAGAAGCGGGTTTTTTAAAAGTTTCTTTAATCACAAGTCCTTAA
- a CDS encoding DNA cytosine methyltransferase — protein MGILTFMDFCSGIGGGRLGLEQCHLKCVGHAEINHEALRTYELFFKDTHNFGDLMRINPNDLPNFDALISGFPCQAFSINGKRKGLEDERGTIIYGLIRILKVKQPKFFLLENVKGLINHNKKATFNIIIKALQEAGYTTYYQILNSADFQLAQNRERIYIVGFRKDLKHLFNFPLGLANDYHFEDFLDADNECYLDINNATFQKYLHNKYNHNRVSLENILTLENAVLDTRQSDLRLYFNVFPTLRTGRHGLFYIQKGKIKKLNAIESLLLQGFPRDLIAKIKDNPNFKESHLLSQAGNAMSVNVIAAITQQMLKAVSNE, from the coding sequence TTGGGAATTTTAACTTTTATGGATTTTTGTTCTGGTATTGGTGGAGGCCGTTTGGGCTTGGAGCAATGCCATTTAAAATGCGTAGGGCATGCCGAAATCAATCATGAAGCCCTTAGAACTTATGAATTATTTTTTAAAGATACCCATAATTTTGGGGATTTGATGCGAATCAACCCTAATGATTTACCCAATTTTGATGCGCTCATTAGCGGATTTCCTTGTCAAGCTTTTTCTATTAATGGCAAAAGGAAAGGGCTTGAAGATGAAAGAGGGACGATTATTTATGGGCTTATTCGCATTTTAAAAGTCAAACAGCCCAAATTTTTCTTGCTTGAAAATGTTAAAGGCTTGATCAATCATAATAAAAAGGCAACTTTTAATATTATTATAAAAGCCTTGCAAGAAGCAGGCTATACAACTTATTATCAAATTTTAAACAGTGCTGATTTCCAATTAGCCCAAAATAGAGAACGCATTTATATTGTAGGGTTTAGGAAGGATTTAAAACACCTGTTTAATTTCCCTTTAGGTTTAGCCAATGATTATCATTTTGAAGATTTTTTAGACGCAGATAATGAGTGTTATTTGGATATTAATAACGCTACTTTTCAGAAATATTTGCATAATAAATACAACCATAACCGGGTTTCTTTAGAGAATATCTTAACTTTAGAAAACGCTGTTTTAGACACAAGACAATCTGATTTAAGGTTGTATTTTAATGTTTTTCCTACTTTAAGGACAGGAAGACATGGCCTATTTTATATTCAAAAAGGTAAAATTAAGAAATTAAACGCTATTGAAAGCTTGCTTTTGCAAGGATTTCCTAGGGATTTGATCGCTAAGATTAAAGACAATCCTAACTTTAAAGAAAGCCATTTGCTATCCCAAGCAGGGAATGCGATGAGCGTGAATGTGATTGCTGCTATCACACAGCAAATGTTAAAGGCAGTTTCTAATGAATAG
- a CDS encoding outer membrane protein Omp18 → MKRSSVFSFLVAFLLVAGCSHKMDNKTVAGDVSAKTVQTAPVTTEPAPEKEEPKQEPAPVVEEKPAVESGTIIASIYFDFDKYEIKESDQETLDEIVQKAKENHMQVLLEGNTDEFGSSEYNQALGVKRTLSVKNALVIKGVEKDMIKTISFGETKPKCAQKTRECYKENRRVDVKLVK, encoded by the coding sequence ATGAAGAGATCTTCTGTATTTAGTTTCTTGGTAGCTTTTTTATTGGTAGCTGGCTGTAGTCATAAAATGGATAATAAGACTGTGGCTGGCGATGTGAGTGCTAAAACGGTTCAGACTGCACCCGTTACTACAGAACCCGCTCCAGAGAAAGAAGAGCCTAAACAAGAGCCAGCTCCAGTGGTTGAAGAAAAACCGGCTGTTGAGAGTGGGACTATCATCGCTTCTATTTATTTTGATTTTGACAAGTATGAAATCAAGGAATCCGATCAAGAGACTTTAGATGAGATCGTGCAAAAAGCTAAAGAAAACCACATGCAAGTGCTTTTGGAAGGCAATACGGATGAATTTGGCTCTAGCGAATACAACCAAGCGCTTGGCGTTAAAAGGACTTTGAGCGTGAAAAACGCTTTAGTCATTAAGGGGGTAGAAAAAGATATGATCAAAACCATCAGTTTTGGTGAAACCAAACCCAAATGCGCCCAAAAAACTAGAGAATGTTACAAAGAAAACAGAAGAGTGGATGTTAAATTAGTGAAGTAA
- a CDS encoding HP1117 family Sel1-like repeat protein produces MGYASKLALKICLASLCLFSALGAEHLEQKRNYIYKGEEAYNNKEYERAASFYKSAIKNGEPLAYVLLGIMYENGRGVPKDYKKAVEYFQKAVDNDIPRGYNNLGVMYKEGRGVPKDEKKAVEYFRIATEKGYTNAYINLGIMYMEGRGVPSNYVKATECFRKAMHKGNVEAYILLGDIYYSGNDQLGIEPDKDKAIVYYKMAADMSSSRAYEGLSESYRYGLGVEKDKQKAEEYMQKACDFDIDKNCKKKNTSSR; encoded by the coding sequence ATGGGATACGCAAGCAAATTAGCTTTAAAGATTTGTTTGGCAAGTTTATGTTTATTTAGCGCTCTTGGTGCAGAACACCTTGAACAAAAAAGGAATTATATTTATAAGGGAGAGGAGGCTTATAATAATAAGGAATATGAGCGGGCGGCTTCTTTTTATAAGAGCGCGATTAAAAATGGCGAGCCGCTTGCTTATGTTCTTTTAGGGATCATGTATGAAAATGGTAGGGGCGTTCCTAAAGATTACAAAAAAGCGGTTGAATATTTTCAAAAAGCGGTTGATAACGACATACCTAGAGGGTATAACAATTTAGGCGTGATGTATAAAGAGGGTAGGGGCGTTCCTAAAGATGAAAAGAAAGCGGTTGAATATTTTAGAATAGCTACAGAGAAAGGCTATACTAACGCTTATATCAACTTAGGCATCATGTATATGGAGGGTAGGGGCGTTCCAAGCAACTATGTGAAAGCGACAGAGTGCTTTAGAAAAGCGATGCATAAGGGTAATGTAGAAGCTTATATCCTTTTAGGGGATATTTATTATAGTGGGAATGATCAGTTGGGTATTGAGCCAGACAAAGATAAGGCTATTGTCTATTATAAAATGGCGGCTGATATGAGCTCTTCTAGAGCTTATGAAGGGTTATCAGAGTCTTATCGGTATGGGTTAGGCGTGGAAAAAGATAAGCAAAAGGCTGAAGAATACATGCAAAAAGCATGCGATTTTGACATTGATAAAAATTGTAAGAAAAAGAACACTTCAAGCCGATAA